CGGCTGGCTTAAAGACAGGTACGGTGTGTCGTGGCAAATCATCCCGACGGCTTTATCTGAACTGTTGCAGGGCGCGGATGCGGAGAAATCGCAACGGGTGATGAACGCGCTGCTGCAAATGGGCAAGCTCGACCTGAAACGCCTGCGCGAAGCGTACGAGCGGAAGTGAGGCGATGCGGAGAACCTGCCTCCGGCATACGGCGACCGTTCAGATACTGCACAAGATCGTCACCCAAAAAAGCAGGTTCATGGTGAGGAGGATGCCTGAACTGCTCCACCGCAGGCGGTGCATCGGCAATCCGCGCAGGAAAAGCCAGTCAAGCCCAGCGCCCAAGGCGAACCAGCTCGCGTAATTTTGCCACGGAGGCCAGCCTGGCTTGGGAGCGAGACCAGGATACCACTGCCAATAGCCGCGGATTTTCCAGGCCACGACCTCGAGGCTCAGGTCCGTGGCCACCGCGATCAGCCCGACCCAGACCGGACGCCAACGGGAGGCGGGCGCTACCGCGTGCCCGTTGACAACCACGATAAACCAGGCAGCCGGGATGGTCGCAGGCAGGACCGAAAAAAGCTTGGGACCGAGCCGGTCCGAGTAAACGTAGTCGCCGAAGGGAATGCCGGTCGTGACGCCGGCGAGCTCAACGAGCGCGGCCGCCCCGCCGACGCCCAGTGCACAGAACCAGGCTTTGGCCCAGGATACTTCCGAGCCGAGAGCGATAAAAGTCGTGAACGCGCCCAGCCACAACCAGACGGCGTCGGAACCGCTCAAGACCCGGGATGCCAGGTCAGTGATCCAGGAGCGCGTGATCGTCGACCGCAGGCGTTCCTCGTTGAGATTAAGCGGGACCACCAGAAATCCGACCGCGGTCCAGACGTAAA
Above is a genomic segment from Verrucomicrobiota bacterium containing:
- a CDS encoding carotenoid biosynthesis protein, which gives rise to MPSKPSFSLSRITRLVFYVWTAVGFLVVPLNLNEERLRSTITRSWITDLASRVLSGSDAVWLWLGAFTTFIALGSEVSWAKAWFCALGVGGAAALVELAGVTTGIPFGDYVYSDRLGPKLFSVLPATIPAAWFIVVVNGHAVAPASRWRPVWVGLIAVATDLSLEVVAWKIRGYWQWYPGLAPKPGWPPWQNYASWFALGAGLDWLFLRGLPMHRLRWSSSGILLTMNLLFWVTILCSI